A DNA window from Enterobacter cloacae subsp. cloacae ATCC 13047 contains the following coding sequences:
- a CDS encoding PTS sugar transporter subunit IIB: MFKIMLCCSAGMSTSLLVSKMVDVAKERGLAVKIDAYGVSEFDTQFPQYQVVLLGPQVKYMLQTLSDKAATKGIPVQPIDMMDYGMQRGDKVLDYALSLIEAAH, translated from the coding sequence ATGTTCAAGATTATGCTCTGCTGCTCTGCCGGGATGTCCACCAGCCTGCTGGTCAGCAAAATGGTCGATGTGGCGAAAGAACGCGGTTTGGCGGTAAAAATTGATGCGTACGGCGTTTCCGAATTTGATACGCAGTTTCCGCAATATCAGGTGGTGCTTCTCGGACCGCAAGTGAAATACATGTTACAGACACTCTCAGACAAGGCGGCCACAAAAGGCATTCCGGTCCAGCCCATCGATATGATGGACTACGGCATGCAGCGTGGCGATAAAGTACTGGACTATGCTCTGTCGCTCATCGAAGCGGCACACTAA
- a CDS encoding efflux RND transporter permease subunit: MFSRFFVRRPVFAWVIAILIMLAGILAIRTLPVAQYPDVAPPSIKISATYTGASAQTLENSVTQVIEQQLTGLDNLLYFTSTSSSDGSVSITVTFEQGTDPDTAQVQVQNKVQQAESRLPTEVQQSGITVEKSQSNFLLIMGVYDKTDTASSSDIADWLVSNMQDPLARVDGVGSLQVFGAEYAMRIWLDPAKLASYSLMPSDVQSAIEAQNVQVSAGKIGALPSSNAQQLTATVRAQSRLQTVDQFKNIIVKSQSNGAVVHISDVARVEMGSEDYTSTAKLNGHPAAGMAVMLSPGANALNTATAVKEKIAEFKKSMPEGYDVAYPKDSTEFIKISVEDVIQTLFEAIILVVVVMYLFLQNIRATLIPALAVPVVLLGTFGVLALFGYSINTLTLFAMVLAIGLLVDDAIVVVENVERIMRDEGLPAREATEKSMGEISGALVAIALVLSAVFLPMAFFGGSTGVIYRQFSVTIISAMLLSVVVALTLTPALCGSILSHTAPHKKGFFGAFNRFYSKTEHGYQNKVLRALRRSGGMLVIYVLLCGAMGFAMLKLPGSFLPTEDQGEIMVQYTLPAGATSTRTAEVSRQVREWFLTKEKANTNVIFTIEGFSFSGSGQNAGMAFVSLKNWSERKGDENTAQAIALRATQELSTIRDATIFAMTPPAVDGLGQSNGFTFELMASGGTDRDTLLKLRNQLIGEANQDASLHAVRANDLPQMPQLQVDIDNNKAVSLGLSLSDVTDTLSSAWGGTYVNDFIDRGRVKKVYIQGDSDYRAVPSDLNKWYVRGSDSTMTPFSAFATTRWEYGPESLVRYNGSAAYEIQGENASGASSGTAMSKMEQLANNLPSGSTWAWSGLSLQEKLASGQAMSLYALSILVVFLCLAALYESWSVPISVILVIPLGVLGAAIAASLRGLNNDVYFQVALLTTIGLSSKNAILIVEFAEAKVAEGYSLTRAALRAAQTRLRPIIMTSLAFIAGVTPLAIATGAGANSRVAIGTGIIGGTLAATLLAIFFVPLFFVLVKRLFSGKHSNRRS; the protein is encoded by the coding sequence ATGTTTTCCCGTTTCTTCGTGCGTCGCCCGGTCTTTGCCTGGGTGATCGCCATTCTGATTATGCTCGCCGGGATACTGGCGATCCGCACGCTGCCGGTTGCGCAGTACCCGGACGTCGCCCCGCCGTCGATCAAGATCTCCGCCACCTACACAGGTGCCTCCGCGCAGACGCTGGAAAACAGCGTGACGCAGGTGATCGAACAGCAGCTCACCGGGCTGGATAACCTGCTCTACTTCACCTCCACCAGCAGTTCGGACGGCTCGGTGAGCATTACCGTCACCTTTGAACAGGGGACCGACCCGGACACCGCGCAGGTCCAGGTGCAGAACAAAGTCCAGCAGGCGGAATCACGCCTGCCGACTGAAGTACAGCAGTCCGGGATCACCGTCGAGAAATCGCAGAGCAACTTCCTGCTGATCATGGGGGTGTACGACAAAACCGACACCGCCAGCAGCTCGGATATCGCCGACTGGCTGGTCAGTAATATGCAGGATCCGCTGGCGCGTGTGGATGGCGTCGGGAGTCTGCAGGTGTTTGGTGCGGAATACGCGATGCGTATCTGGCTCGACCCGGCGAAGCTGGCGTCCTACTCGCTGATGCCTTCAGATGTACAGAGCGCGATTGAAGCACAGAACGTGCAGGTTTCCGCCGGTAAAATCGGCGCGCTGCCCTCGTCGAACGCCCAGCAGCTGACAGCCACCGTGCGCGCCCAGTCGCGTCTGCAGACGGTGGATCAGTTCAAAAATATCATCGTCAAGAGCCAGTCTAACGGCGCGGTGGTACACATCAGCGATGTTGCACGCGTGGAGATGGGCAGCGAAGATTACACCTCCACCGCGAAGCTGAACGGCCACCCGGCCGCGGGGATGGCGGTGATGCTTTCACCGGGCGCTAACGCGCTCAATACCGCCACGGCGGTGAAAGAGAAAATCGCCGAGTTCAAAAAGTCGATGCCGGAAGGCTACGACGTGGCCTACCCGAAAGACAGCACCGAGTTCATCAAAATCTCCGTTGAGGATGTCATTCAGACTCTGTTCGAAGCCATTATCCTCGTGGTCGTGGTGATGTACCTGTTCCTGCAAAACATCCGCGCCACGCTGATCCCGGCGCTGGCCGTTCCGGTGGTTCTGCTGGGCACCTTTGGCGTACTGGCGCTGTTCGGCTACTCCATCAACACCCTGACCCTGTTTGCGATGGTGCTGGCGATAGGGCTGCTGGTGGATGATGCCATCGTGGTGGTGGAAAACGTCGAACGTATTATGCGTGACGAAGGGCTACCCGCCCGGGAAGCCACGGAAAAATCGATGGGCGAAATCTCCGGTGCGCTGGTAGCGATTGCGCTGGTGCTCTCTGCGGTGTTCCTGCCGATGGCCTTCTTTGGCGGCTCCACCGGGGTGATTTACCGTCAGTTCTCGGTCACCATTATCTCGGCGATGCTCCTTTCCGTGGTGGTGGCATTAACCCTGACGCCTGCGCTGTGCGGCTCGATTCTGAGCCACACCGCCCCACATAAAAAGGGCTTTTTCGGCGCGTTTAACCGCTTCTACAGCAAGACCGAGCATGGCTATCAGAACAAGGTATTGCGCGCGCTGCGCCGCTCCGGCGGCATGCTGGTCATCTACGTCCTGCTCTGCGGCGCGATGGGATTCGCGATGCTGAAACTGCCGGGCAGCTTCCTGCCGACGGAAGACCAGGGCGAAATCATGGTGCAGTACACCCTGCCAGCCGGCGCAACATCGACACGTACCGCCGAAGTCAGCCGCCAGGTGCGCGAATGGTTCCTCACCAAAGAGAAAGCCAACACCAACGTTATCTTCACCATTGAGGGCTTCAGCTTTAGCGGCAGCGGCCAGAACGCCGGGATGGCGTTTGTCTCCCTGAAAAACTGGTCCGAACGTAAGGGGGATGAAAACACCGCTCAGGCCATTGCCCTGCGCGCCACGCAGGAGCTGAGCACCATCCGCGATGCGACCATCTTTGCCATGACGCCACCAGCGGTGGACGGCCTGGGCCAGAGCAACGGCTTTACCTTTGAGCTGATGGCGAGCGGCGGCACCGACCGCGACACGCTGCTCAAGCTGCGTAACCAATTGATTGGCGAGGCGAATCAGGATGCCTCCCTGCACGCGGTTCGCGCCAACGATCTGCCGCAGATGCCGCAGCTTCAGGTGGATATCGACAACAATAAAGCCGTGTCGCTGGGGCTCTCCCTGAGCGACGTCACCGACACCCTCTCCAGCGCATGGGGCGGCACCTACGTGAATGATTTTATCGATCGCGGCCGCGTGAAGAAGGTCTATATCCAGGGCGACAGCGACTATCGCGCCGTGCCGTCCGATCTCAACAAATGGTATGTACGCGGTAGCGACAGCACCATGACCCCGTTCTCCGCCTTTGCCACCACCCGCTGGGAGTATGGCCCGGAAAGCCTGGTGCGCTACAACGGCTCGGCGGCGTATGAAATTCAGGGCGAGAACGCCAGTGGTGCCAGTTCCGGTACGGCGATGAGCAAAATGGAGCAGCTGGCGAATAATTTGCCGTCCGGCAGCACCTGGGCGTGGAGCGGGTTGTCCTTACAGGAAAAACTGGCGAGCGGCCAAGCCATGAGCCTGTATGCCCTCTCGATCCTGGTGGTGTTCCTGTGTCTGGCGGCGCTTTATGAGAGCTGGTCAGTACCGATTTCCGTCATCCTGGTGATCCCGCTTGGGGTGCTGGGCGCGGCGATTGCCGCCTCCCTGCGCGGCCTGAACAATGATGTCTACTTCCAGGTGGCACTGCTGACCACCATCGGCCTGTCGTCGAAGAACGCCATTCTGATTGTTGAATTTGCCGAGGCGAAAGTCGCCGAAGGCTACTCCCTGACACGTGCGGCGCTGCGTGCTGCCCAGACGCGTCTGCGCCCCATCATCATGACCTCGCTGGCGTTTATTGCAGGCGTGACGCCGCTGGCGATTGCCACCGGTGCAGGGGCCAACAGCCGGGTGGCGATCGGTACCGGCATTATTGGTGGGACGCTGGCCGCCACGCTGCTGGCGATCTTCTTCGTTCCGTTATTCTTTGTACTGGTGAAACGTCTGTTCTCCGGTAAACACAGCAACCGGAGGTCATAA
- a CDS encoding efflux RND transporter periplasmic adaptor subunit, with protein sequence MKKITTSIAALLLLTGCDNAQTSAPQRPLPEVGIVTLMSQPVSVVSELTGRTTAAMSAEVRPQVGGIIQKRLFTEGDTVKAGQALYQIDPSSYRAAFDEAAAALKQAQALVQADCQKARRYAQLVKDDGVSRQDAEDAKSTCAQDKASVESKKAAQESARINLNWTTVTAPIAGRIGISSVTPGALVTAQQDTALATIRGLDTMYVDLTRSSADLLRLRKQTLASNSDTLSVTLQLEDGSTYSEKGRLALTEVAVDESTGSVTLRAVFPNPQHQLLPGMFVRARVDEGIMNDAILAPQQGITRDAKGKATALVVNASNKVEQRQLETGDTYGDKWLVLSGLKAGDRLIVEGTDKVTAGQQVKAEEMKSSGGNA encoded by the coding sequence ATGAAAAAGATAACAACCTCCATCGCCGCATTACTCCTCCTGACAGGGTGTGATAATGCGCAAACATCTGCTCCCCAACGTCCTCTTCCGGAAGTGGGGATTGTCACACTCATGAGCCAGCCGGTGTCCGTCGTCAGTGAACTGACCGGGCGTACCACCGCCGCAATGAGCGCCGAGGTTCGCCCACAGGTGGGCGGCATTATTCAGAAGCGGCTGTTCACCGAAGGCGATACCGTGAAAGCCGGACAAGCGCTGTATCAGATCGATCCCTCCAGCTACCGCGCCGCGTTTGATGAAGCCGCCGCGGCGCTGAAACAGGCGCAAGCGCTGGTGCAGGCCGACTGCCAGAAAGCCCGACGCTATGCGCAGCTGGTGAAAGACGACGGCGTGTCGCGCCAGGACGCAGAAGACGCGAAATCCACCTGCGCGCAGGACAAGGCCAGCGTCGAGTCAAAGAAAGCCGCGCAGGAGAGCGCGCGCATTAACCTCAACTGGACTACCGTCACCGCGCCGATTGCCGGACGCATCGGCATCTCCTCCGTCACGCCCGGCGCGCTGGTGACCGCTCAGCAGGACACCGCGCTGGCCACCATTCGCGGGCTGGACACCATGTATGTCGACTTAACGCGTTCGAGTGCCGATCTGCTGCGATTACGCAAACAAACCCTCGCCTCGAACAGCGATACGCTCAGCGTCACGTTGCAGCTAGAAGACGGCAGCACCTACAGCGAAAAGGGGCGTCTGGCGCTGACCGAAGTGGCGGTGGATGAATCGACCGGCTCGGTCACCCTGCGTGCCGTCTTCCCGAACCCACAGCATCAGCTTTTGCCGGGAATGTTTGTCCGCGCCAGAGTGGACGAGGGCATCATGAATGACGCGATCCTGGCCCCTCAGCAGGGCATTACCCGTGATGCCAAAGGCAAAGCCACTGCGCTGGTGGTGAACGCCAGCAACAAGGTGGAGCAACGCCAGCTGGAAACGGGTGACACCTACGGCGATAAATGGCTAGTGCTGAGCGGTCTGAAGGCGGGTGACAGGCTGATTGTGGAAGGCACTGACAAAGTCACCGCCGGCCAACAGGTGAAGGCCGAAGAGATGAAATCCAGCGGAGGAAATGCCTGA
- a CDS encoding LacI family DNA-binding transcriptional regulator, which translates to MSTINDVSRLAGVSKATVSRVLSGSRGVKEASRQAVLKAVDELNYRPNVIAQSLLSQSTGCIGVICAQENINQTTGYLYALEKQLSQHQKHLLLRFAHSKADVLHALEELSCGLCDDILVIGARFPLDIDMDNVILVDCMGSENPNSIQFDHAFAAETACNYLTSQGRRQIALIHPHGSGFADQVLLGYKHALEKNFLPFNRNLVFMDATSSSVALQELLNNASTLNFNALLVADEQEAQRVIPQLQAFNKSVPEDIMVFSLAGSLHLPGIPVIPAIEYSMDAMAARIVSWLTEKTQMLGSYVLRGDLIIPDVRKR; encoded by the coding sequence ATGTCGACAATCAATGATGTATCACGTCTTGCCGGGGTGTCGAAAGCCACGGTATCGCGAGTGTTGAGTGGGTCGCGTGGCGTAAAGGAAGCCAGCCGTCAGGCCGTTCTGAAAGCGGTAGATGAACTGAACTACCGGCCCAATGTGATTGCGCAGTCGCTGCTGAGCCAGTCGACGGGGTGTATCGGGGTGATTTGCGCGCAGGAGAATATTAACCAGACGACCGGTTATCTGTACGCGCTGGAAAAACAGCTCAGCCAGCATCAAAAACACCTGCTGCTGCGCTTCGCCCATAGCAAAGCGGACGTGCTGCACGCCCTGGAAGAGCTCTCCTGTGGGCTTTGCGATGACATTCTGGTGATTGGCGCGCGTTTTCCACTGGATATCGACATGGATAACGTCATCCTGGTTGACTGTATGGGCTCAGAAAATCCCAACAGCATCCAGTTCGATCACGCCTTCGCCGCCGAAACCGCCTGTAACTACCTTACCAGCCAGGGACGCCGCCAGATTGCCCTGATCCATCCGCACGGTAGCGGCTTTGCCGATCAGGTGCTGCTGGGCTACAAACATGCGCTGGAAAAAAATTTCCTGCCCTTCAACCGCAACCTCGTGTTTATGGATGCGACCTCCTCGTCCGTGGCGCTGCAGGAGCTGCTGAATAACGCCAGCACGCTGAATTTCAACGCATTACTGGTTGCGGACGAGCAGGAAGCGCAGCGGGTGATCCCGCAGTTGCAGGCGTTTAATAAATCGGTGCCGGAGGACATCATGGTCTTCAGCCTTGCCGGATCGCTGCATCTGCCAGGCATTCCGGTGATCCCGGCCATTGAGTATTCCATGGATGCCATGGCGGCGCGCATCGTGAGCTGGTTGACGGAAAAAACACAGATGCTCGGGTCGTACGTGCTGCGCGGGGATTTGATCATTCCGGATGTGCGTAAGCGTTAA
- a CDS encoding PTS cellobiose transporter subunit IIC, translating into MSSLYQSMVAVIEQSITPLAAKLGQQKYVIAIRDGFTAALPFMIIGSFMLVFIFPPFSADTTNSFARGWLDFSQTYREQLMLPFNLSMGVMTFFISVGIGASLGRQFNLDPVMSGLLAFMAFLLVAAPYADGKISTQYLSGQGIFTALITAIYATRVYAWLKQNNVTIRLPKEVPTGVARSFEILIPVMVVIGTLHPLNLFIEAQTGMIIPQAIMHLLEPLVSASDSLPAILLSVLLCQIFWFAGIHGSLIVTGIMNPFWMANLSANQAALAAGAALPHVYLQGFWDHYLLIGGVGSTLPLAFLLLRSRVTHLRTIGKMGVVPSFFNINEPILFGAPIIMNPMLFIPFVCVPLVNACLAYAATKLGWLAQVVSLTPWTTPAPIGASWAANWALSPVVMCLICMVMSALMYLPFLRAYERTLMKNEEQKAQATVGTAETASN; encoded by the coding sequence ATGAGTTCGTTATATCAATCCATGGTCGCGGTGATTGAGCAGTCAATTACCCCGCTGGCCGCGAAGCTCGGCCAGCAAAAGTATGTGATTGCCATCCGCGACGGCTTTACCGCCGCGCTGCCGTTTATGATCATCGGCTCGTTTATGCTGGTGTTCATCTTCCCGCCGTTCTCGGCGGATACCACCAACAGCTTTGCCCGCGGCTGGCTGGATTTCTCCCAGACTTATCGCGAACAGCTGATGCTGCCGTTTAACCTCAGCATGGGCGTGATGACCTTCTTCATCTCGGTGGGGATCGGGGCGAGCCTGGGGCGTCAGTTTAATCTCGACCCGGTGATGTCCGGCCTGCTGGCCTTTATGGCCTTCCTGCTGGTCGCCGCGCCGTATGCGGACGGTAAGATCTCCACCCAGTACCTGTCTGGTCAGGGGATTTTCACTGCGCTGATCACCGCCATCTACGCCACCCGCGTCTACGCGTGGCTGAAGCAGAACAACGTGACCATTCGTCTGCCGAAGGAAGTCCCGACCGGCGTGGCGCGTTCGTTTGAGATCCTGATCCCGGTGATGGTGGTGATTGGCACCCTGCATCCGCTGAACCTGTTTATCGAGGCGCAGACAGGCATGATCATCCCACAGGCGATTATGCACCTGCTGGAACCGCTGGTCTCTGCGTCTGACTCGCTGCCCGCCATTCTGCTCTCCGTGCTGCTGTGCCAGATCTTCTGGTTCGCCGGTATCCACGGCTCGCTGATTGTCACCGGCATCATGAACCCGTTCTGGATGGCGAACCTGTCGGCAAACCAGGCGGCTCTGGCGGCCGGTGCGGCACTGCCACACGTTTACCTGCAGGGCTTCTGGGATCACTACCTGCTGATTGGCGGCGTAGGCTCCACACTGCCGCTGGCCTTCCTGCTGCTGCGTAGCCGGGTAACGCACTTACGCACCATCGGCAAAATGGGCGTTGTGCCAAGCTTCTTTAACATCAACGAACCGATCCTGTTCGGCGCCCCCATTATCATGAACCCGATGCTGTTTATCCCGTTCGTGTGTGTTCCGCTGGTGAATGCGTGCCTGGCGTACGCGGCAACCAAACTGGGCTGGCTGGCACAGGTGGTATCGTTAACGCCGTGGACCACGCCCGCACCAATTGGCGCCTCATGGGCTGCCAACTGGGCGCTGAGCCCGGTGGTGATGTGTCTCATCTGTATGGTGATGTCAGCGCTGATGTACCTGCCGTTCCTGCGTGCTTACGAGCGTACGTTGATGAAAAACGAAGAGCAGAAAGCTCAGGCAACCGTCGGTACCGCTGAGACCGCAAGCAATTAA
- a CDS encoding efflux transporter outer membrane subunit: MFRLSVFVLALMSAGCVSLDPTYQRPAAPVPATLPGAHGEATAMVSQWQQVMNDARLKGVVTMALNSNRDLQKAIADIDAARAQYGETRSSLFPTVDAELSHTRSRTLASGVATSDEANGTVSSFELDLFGRNQSLSRAARETWLASEFTAQNTRLTMVSELTTAWVTLAADNSNLALAKSTMESAASSLRIVKRQQQVGVAAATDVSEAMAVYQQARASVASYQTQVMQDKNALNLLAGDTVPDTLLPGTLESLSDNAITLIPAGVSSSALLRRPDIKEAEHNLLSANANIGAARANFFPTISLTASAGVGSDSLSSLFSHGMKVWSFAPSITLPLFSGGNNLAQLRYAEAEKKGLIATYEKTIQSAFKDVADALARRETLSEQLDAQREYVAAEQKTLDVATRSYQAGAGDYLTVLTAQRSLWSAQESLISLQQTDLENRITLWQSLGGGIE, translated from the coding sequence ATGTTTCGTTTATCTGTTTTCGTGTTAGCGCTGATGAGCGCGGGCTGCGTCTCTTTAGATCCCACGTATCAGCGCCCGGCTGCGCCCGTTCCGGCGACGTTGCCGGGTGCGCACGGCGAAGCCACCGCCATGGTGAGCCAGTGGCAACAGGTGATGAACGATGCGCGCCTGAAAGGCGTAGTGACGATGGCGCTCAACAGCAACCGCGACCTGCAAAAAGCGATTGCCGATATTGACGCCGCGCGCGCCCAGTACGGCGAAACGCGATCGTCCCTGTTCCCGACGGTGGACGCGGAGCTGAGCCACACCCGCAGCCGCACGCTGGCAAGCGGTGTCGCGACCAGCGATGAGGCCAACGGCACGGTCTCCAGCTTCGAGCTGGATCTGTTTGGCCGCAACCAGAGCCTGTCGCGTGCAGCACGTGAAACCTGGCTTGCCAGTGAATTTACCGCGCAGAACACGCGCCTGACGATGGTCAGCGAACTGACCACCGCCTGGGTGACCCTGGCGGCCGATAACAGCAACCTGGCGCTGGCAAAATCGACGATGGAGAGCGCCGCCAGCTCGCTCAGGATAGTGAAGCGTCAGCAGCAGGTCGGCGTGGCGGCAGCAACGGACGTTAGCGAGGCGATGGCGGTTTACCAGCAGGCGCGAGCCAGCGTGGCGAGCTATCAAACGCAGGTAATGCAGGACAAAAACGCCCTTAATCTGCTGGCGGGTGACACGGTGCCGGACACTCTGCTGCCGGGTACGCTGGAGAGCCTGAGCGATAACGCCATCACGCTGATCCCGGCGGGTGTCAGTTCCAGCGCGCTGCTGCGTCGCCCGGATATTAAGGAGGCGGAGCACAACCTGCTGAGCGCCAACGCCAATATCGGTGCCGCGCGCGCCAACTTCTTCCCGACCATTTCACTGACCGCCAGTGCGGGCGTCGGCAGCGATTCGCTTTCGTCCCTGTTCAGCCACGGGATGAAGGTGTGGTCATTCGCACCGTCCATCACCCTGCCGCTGTTCAGCGGCGGCAACAATCTGGCCCAGCTGCGCTACGCGGAAGCGGAGAAGAAGGGATTGATCGCCACCTACGAGAAAACCATCCAGAGCGCGTTTAAAGACGTGGCCGATGCGCTGGCACGCCGTGAAACGCTCAGCGAGCAGCTTGATGCCCAGCGTGAATACGTTGCGGCCGAGCAAAAAACGCTGGATGTGGCGACCCGCAGCTATCAGGCGGGTGCCGGGGATTATCTGACGGTACTGACCGCGCAGCGGTCGCTGTGGTCGGCGCAGGAATCACTGATATCGCTGCAGCAAACCGACCTGGAAAACCGCATCACGCTGTGGCAGTCGCTGGGGGGTGGGATTGAGTAA
- a CDS encoding YicS family protein: MKSAHLVCLLVCLLFAAFAHAQEKDDPAREAQIKQQVLKDVKKACTPQKKQSDKAWQAMILSSEANQLLIKNAITAVKRDNLEAYWDAVSQVDCMEDY; the protein is encoded by the coding sequence ATGAAATCTGCACACCTGGTTTGTCTGCTGGTCTGCCTGCTGTTCGCCGCGTTTGCCCATGCTCAGGAAAAGGACGACCCGGCGCGGGAGGCTCAAATCAAGCAGCAGGTACTCAAAGATGTGAAAAAAGCCTGCACGCCCCAGAAAAAACAGAGCGATAAAGCCTGGCAGGCCATGATTTTATCGTCCGAGGCCAACCAGTTGCTGATTAAAAACGCCATCACGGCCGTGAAGCGTGACAACCTGGAGGCCTACTGGGACGCGGTGAGTCAGGTGGATTGTATGGAGGATTATTGA